From a single Sulfolobus sp. E5-1-F genomic region:
- a CDS encoding DUF4898 domain-containing protein gives MMKQLSVKELDYYLDDDLLKLLNKEDIRYIYLINVKIISNFEKFFTTFIPDSIKYFVVVSPDLPIKIIKESLARAKDALEVSCYISSKLLQKSMIVIGLQSVSKKEEVKEPSGSLA, from the coding sequence ATGATGAAACAATTAAGTGTTAAAGAACTTGATTACTATCTTGACGATGACTTATTAAAGCTATTAAATAAAGAAGATATAAGATACATATACCTTATAAACGTAAAAATTATATCGAACTTTGAAAAATTCTTTACCACGTTCATTCCTGATAGTATAAAATATTTCGTGGTAGTATCTCCTGATTTACCGATTAAGATAATTAAGGAGAGTTTAGCTAGAGCTAAAGACGCCTTAGAAGTCTCTTGCTATATCTCATCAAAGTTACTCCAGAAATCGATGATAGTAATAGGATTACAATCGGTAAGTAAGAAAGAAGAAGTAAAAGAACCTTCCGGTTCCCTTGCATAA
- a CDS encoding NCS1 family nucleobase:cation symporter-1: protein MSEQETNQVNLDLTEYRQGKAIVPDNYYNPNIAPLPKNAKTWTWINYTTIWAGMIHNVPAFMLAGLLTFEFGPLIALMIIAVAYFTLLIALYLNGHIGTKWGIPFPSSIRPMFGIKGARIPVIMRAISALFWFSVETYAGGLILDALISIFYPSWSTISANFLGMPLHLAISFFLFWFLNVLVLFKGMDEIKKFELIAGPLVIVILGGLMIHVITLSNGISPLFQIKGSDVSLPNIALAVSTMAGFWATLVLNIPDFTRFSRSQKDQLIGQTIGLPILTLLFSLIAVGLASAVIYIYHIPSSEAINYVNPVNIMYLFTNDSYITLILGISLVIATISVNVAANIVSPVYDLISLFPKKLNTWSKSALISAILGLLYAPWLWYNNASSIENVINLIGAGLGSVAGVMIAHYWILRKTEIKLADLFKPDGIYWYMSGYNINAIIAMIIGFSIPVIGFLIPKLSLLYDYGWYLGLFLSLAIYLGLERRREQEKLEP, encoded by the coding sequence ATGTCGGAACAAGAAACAAACCAGGTTAATTTGGACTTGACAGAATATAGACAAGGAAAGGCTATAGTACCAGATAATTACTATAATCCAAACATAGCACCACTCCCTAAAAACGCAAAAACATGGACATGGATCAACTATACTACCATATGGGCTGGAATGATACACAATGTTCCCGCATTTATGCTTGCTGGTTTACTAACGTTTGAATTCGGTCCACTAATAGCCTTAATGATTATAGCGGTAGCTTACTTTACCTTGCTAATAGCACTCTATCTAAACGGCCATATAGGTACAAAATGGGGGATTCCATTTCCCTCATCAATTAGACCTATGTTTGGAATAAAGGGTGCAAGAATACCGGTAATAATGAGGGCAATTTCAGCGTTATTTTGGTTCTCTGTTGAGACCTATGCGGGTGGCCTAATATTGGATGCACTCATCTCAATCTTTTACCCCTCATGGTCAACGATCTCGGCTAACTTCTTAGGAATGCCACTTCATCTTGCAATTTCGTTCTTTCTCTTCTGGTTCCTTAACGTGCTAGTCTTGTTTAAGGGAATGGATGAGATAAAGAAATTTGAACTAATTGCTGGTCCCTTGGTAATAGTAATCTTAGGAGGTTTAATGATTCACGTGATTACTCTTTCAAATGGTATATCACCACTCTTTCAAATAAAGGGTAGTGACGTTTCATTGCCCAACATAGCCTTAGCAGTATCCACAATGGCCGGCTTTTGGGCAACCCTAGTTCTAAACATTCCAGACTTTACTAGATTTTCAAGAAGTCAGAAGGACCAACTAATAGGGCAAACTATTGGTCTACCTATCCTTACGTTGCTTTTCAGCCTTATAGCAGTTGGTCTAGCATCCGCAGTGATTTACATTTACCATATTCCAAGTAGTGAGGCAATTAATTATGTGAACCCAGTAAATATAATGTATCTCTTTACTAACGATTCTTACATAACGCTTATCTTAGGAATTAGTCTCGTTATTGCAACAATTTCAGTTAATGTTGCAGCTAATATCGTCTCACCCGTTTACGACTTGATAAGCCTATTCCCAAAGAAGCTCAATACTTGGTCTAAATCAGCCCTTATATCGGCTATCTTAGGTTTGCTTTACGCACCATGGCTATGGTATAATAACGCTTCAAGTATAGAAAACGTGATAAATTTGATTGGTGCTGGTCTAGGTTCTGTTGCAGGAGTCATGATTGCTCACTACTGGATTCTAAGGAAAACTGAAATTAAACTTGCAGATCTATTTAAGCCAGATGGAATATATTGGTACATGTCAGGTTATAACATTAATGCAATAATTGCAATGATAATAGGGTTCTCTATACCAGTAATAGGATTTCTAATTCCTAAACTATCCTTGCTATATGATTATGGCTGGTACTTGGGACTATTTTTAAGCCTAGCTATATATTTAGGATTAGAAAGAAGAAGGGAGCAGGAGAAATTAGAGCCTTAA
- a CDS encoding antitoxin, with amino-acid sequence MTTTVISIRVDERLKKELEELGIDYPELVRKYLEEIVRKEKMRRELREADVIREELLKSHGHYSPSAELVREDRDGYH; translated from the coding sequence ATGACTACTACTGTTATATCAATAAGAGTTGACGAGAGGTTAAAGAAGGAGTTAGAAGAGTTAGGAATAGATTACCCGGAGCTAGTTAGAAAGTATTTAGAGGAGATCGTGAGGAAGGAAAAAATGAGGAGAGAATTAAGAGAGGCAGACGTGATTAGAGAGGAACTCTTAAAATCTCATGGACATTACTCGCCCTCGGCAGAACTTGTAAGAGAAGATAGAGATGGCTATCATTGA
- a CDS encoding APC family permease, with amino-acid sequence MTSISNSDKLLRKELSLLDLTFLSLSAMIGSGWLLASLSVASIAGLSGVLSWVIAGIMVMFIGLAYAELGSSIPKTGGIVRYPVYSHGSYTGFVIAFLYLLSAISTPSIEALATIEYLTSVNPTLSHLLTISEVVNNTPVTILTPLGLLLSTLLLFIYFLVNYYGIKVLGKTNSAITVWKLIIPVVTFILLFFAFKSSNFINYGGIFPKSVASNYIGPVGMLYAIPSAGIIYSYLGFRQPIEYSGEAKDPEKTVWKAIILSIVIAILIYTFLQIAFIGAINWVSAGITPGNWSALLSSKWANSPFYSELEAEGLALAGAWGYVLLIDAIISPSGTGLVYTGTSARTLYGLSAEEYFPSIFKKLNSYRIPIWSLIVSLIASIVFLLPFPSWYLLVGFNSSATVLTYIMGGIGLQTLRKTAPDLKRGIKIPFASIIAPIATIVSLLIVYWSGFTTLFYIVSALFIGIPIFWMNYAVKMLGIKKWLGISLGLSQLVANIILSIIGYYELILDNDYPILYFALFTLIALIPVIIAYLTVNSNGKEHLKSGFWLMGLILAIYIISYLSEFGPLGNSALITFPYDIIIISTIGIIFHYIAVLSGFRTREIEEIIEDQKEKGD; translated from the coding sequence ATGACAAGCATAAGTAACTCAGATAAATTGTTAAGGAAAGAGTTAAGTCTCTTGGATCTTACCTTTTTATCTTTAAGTGCAATGATAGGTTCAGGTTGGTTATTAGCTTCCTTAAGCGTTGCTTCAATAGCTGGACTATCTGGAGTCTTATCTTGGGTAATAGCTGGGATAATGGTAATGTTTATAGGGTTAGCTTATGCAGAACTCGGAAGTTCAATACCTAAAACTGGTGGAATAGTTAGATATCCAGTTTATTCCCACGGAAGTTACACCGGATTTGTTATAGCATTCCTTTACCTACTCTCCGCAATCTCTACACCTTCTATAGAAGCTTTAGCAACAATCGAATACTTGACAAGTGTGAATCCTACTTTGAGTCATTTGCTTACTATTTCAGAAGTCGTTAATAATACGCCAGTTACTATATTAACGCCTTTAGGACTATTGCTTTCAACTCTTCTACTATTTATCTATTTTTTAGTGAATTATTATGGTATAAAGGTCTTAGGGAAAACGAATTCTGCTATAACAGTTTGGAAATTGATCATACCGGTCGTTACATTTATATTACTATTTTTTGCTTTTAAATCAAGTAATTTTATAAATTATGGAGGAATATTCCCTAAAAGTGTTGCATCGAATTATATTGGCCCAGTCGGTATGCTATATGCAATACCCTCTGCTGGGATAATTTACTCGTATTTAGGATTTAGACAACCCATAGAGTATTCTGGAGAAGCTAAGGACCCCGAAAAGACCGTATGGAAAGCCATAATTCTCTCAATAGTAATTGCCATATTAATTTACACTTTCCTACAAATAGCTTTTATAGGCGCAATAAATTGGGTATCTGCTGGAATAACCCCCGGCAATTGGTCAGCGCTATTGAGCAGTAAGTGGGCTAATAGTCCATTCTACAGTGAGTTAGAAGCTGAGGGTCTCGCCTTGGCTGGAGCTTGGGGATATGTACTTTTAATAGATGCAATTATATCTCCCAGTGGAACTGGATTAGTTTATACTGGGACATCAGCTAGGACCCTTTATGGTTTATCAGCAGAGGAATATTTCCCGTCAATATTCAAGAAATTAAATAGTTATAGAATACCTATATGGTCCTTAATAGTATCTTTAATAGCCAGTATCGTTTTCTTGCTTCCATTTCCAAGTTGGTATTTATTAGTAGGATTCAACTCCTCAGCTACTGTACTTACGTATATCATGGGCGGTATAGGTTTACAGACGTTGAGAAAAACAGCCCCGGATTTAAAGAGAGGAATTAAGATACCTTTTGCAAGCATTATAGCACCGATTGCTACAATAGTTTCCTTGCTGATAGTTTATTGGTCAGGATTTACAACATTGTTTTATATAGTCTCTGCTTTATTTATTGGAATTCCAATCTTCTGGATGAATTATGCAGTGAAAATGCTAGGAATAAAGAAATGGCTTGGCATTAGCTTAGGATTATCACAGTTAGTTGCAAACATCATATTGTCAATAATAGGATATTATGAGCTAATTTTAGATAACGATTACCCTATACTATACTTTGCATTGTTTACATTGATAGCATTAATTCCCGTAATAATTGCTTATCTAACTGTAAACTCTAATGGAAAAGAACATTTGAAGAGTGGATTTTGGCTTATGGGCTTGATTCTTGCTATTTACATTATCAGTTATCTTAGTGAATTTGGACCATTAGGCAACTCTGCGCTTATAACATTTCCTTACGATATTATAATAATTTCAACTATAGGTATAATATTTCATTATATAGCAGTTTTGAGCGGTTTTAGAACTAGAGAAATAGAGGAAATTATTGAGGATCAGAAAGAGAAAGGAGATTAA
- a CDS encoding MFS transporter, protein MDSKSIMRTLITLTLMLTLVNYVETMVIPALPKIEDQFSTTATTVAWVTSAYLIVGAIASPLFGKLGDRYGKKKVYLLSIGFYSLAVLLAGFSTNIYFLIFARAIQGLGYATFPLAIAIITDLFPKERVAWAQGILSATLAAGPALGLLIGSYIVQDLGWPYAFHTAFVLSIILVIVSAKYIVEIPEKTKEKIDYLGATFLMLTVVPLLVYLSNGPSVGWTSISQLLLVVISVIAFPIFLWVERRTNEPLMRLDLFGIRNIMVANIAGLISGAGMFLMFTGLVYYLQLPKPYGLGLSIIESGILMAPVALVMMIVGPIVGRLINNTGPKPLLIVGSLISIVGYLLLDTFRYTVYEVVLDVMITAVGLVNIMIPLVNMVAVSLPEEQRGIGIGMNTLIRTIGSSIGPVISTVFMDTYTTWIIYDYNNQFIPVAQVPSYSAFHYMYTAAVGIMFLNLIVALFTRNYVIKAGQHA, encoded by the coding sequence ATGGATTCAAAAAGTATCATGCGCACATTAATTACTCTTACTCTTATGCTAACTTTAGTAAATTACGTAGAGACTATGGTCATACCTGCTTTGCCGAAAATTGAAGATCAATTCTCTACTACAGCAACGACTGTTGCTTGGGTTACATCAGCTTACCTTATAGTCGGTGCAATTGCATCACCGCTTTTTGGAAAACTAGGTGATAGGTATGGAAAGAAGAAAGTTTACCTCTTGTCAATTGGCTTTTATTCGCTAGCCGTATTATTAGCTGGGTTCTCAACAAACATCTACTTTTTAATTTTCGCTAGAGCGATTCAAGGGCTAGGCTATGCGACGTTTCCTCTTGCTATAGCGATTATAACTGATCTATTTCCTAAAGAGAGGGTAGCTTGGGCTCAAGGTATTTTAAGTGCAACGCTCGCAGCTGGCCCAGCTTTAGGACTACTAATTGGTTCCTATATAGTTCAAGATCTGGGATGGCCTTATGCCTTTCACACTGCATTTGTACTATCGATAATTTTGGTAATAGTTTCCGCAAAGTACATAGTCGAAATACCCGAGAAGACTAAGGAGAAGATAGATTATTTGGGTGCTACGTTCCTTATGTTAACAGTGGTTCCATTATTAGTATATTTATCTAATGGTCCTAGTGTTGGCTGGACTTCAATTAGTCAGTTATTATTAGTTGTAATTTCAGTAATAGCATTTCCCATATTTTTATGGGTAGAGAGAAGAACAAATGAACCTTTAATGAGACTTGATTTATTTGGAATAAGAAATATAATGGTCGCAAATATAGCTGGGCTAATATCTGGAGCTGGAATGTTTCTTATGTTTACGGGACTAGTTTACTATCTTCAACTGCCTAAGCCTTATGGACTAGGCTTATCAATAATAGAGTCTGGGATCTTAATGGCACCGGTAGCGTTAGTGATGATGATTGTTGGACCAATAGTTGGAAGATTAATTAACAACACTGGACCTAAGCCATTACTTATCGTAGGTTCTCTAATTAGCATTGTTGGTTACTTATTATTAGACACTTTTAGATATACCGTGTATGAAGTTGTATTAGATGTTATGATAACAGCGGTAGGGTTAGTCAATATTATGATTCCACTAGTTAACATGGTTGCAGTATCTTTACCAGAGGAACAAAGGGGAATAGGAATAGGTATGAACACTTTAATAAGAACTATCGGAAGTTCAATTGGCCCGGTAATTTCAACAGTATTTATGGACACTTACACTACGTGGATAATATACGATTATAATAATCAGTTTATACCAGTAGCTCAAGTACCCTCTTATTCTGCCTTTCATTACATGTACACTGCTGCAGTCGGTATAATGTTCCTAAATCTTATTGTTGCTCTATTCACTAGGAATTACGTAATTAAGGCAGGACAGCATGCGTGA
- a CDS encoding type II toxin-antitoxin system VapC family toxin translates to MAIIDTSALFAIYFPEKMTDFIRREIEKVEECYFLDLIFYEFPNVIRKRIVRNELSKEKGDEILIRALSFVDLCIVVNGKELTRTAYDISLKYSLTTYDASLIALAKKVGDVILTADEKLLRGVRNFPEISKYFVFP, encoded by the coding sequence ATGGCTATCATTGATACTTCTGCTCTGTTTGCAATTTATTTTCCAGAGAAAATGACCGATTTTATAAGGAGAGAAATTGAAAAAGTTGAGGAATGTTACTTTCTTGATCTAATATTTTATGAATTCCCTAACGTAATTCGTAAAAGGATAGTGAGGAATGAACTAAGTAAAGAGAAAGGGGATGAGATATTAATTAGAGCTTTATCTTTTGTTGATCTATGTATTGTAGTGAATGGAAAGGAATTAACTAGGACTGCCTATGACATTAGCTTAAAGTATAGCTTAACAACTTATGACGCTTCATTAATAGCTTTGGCAAAGAAAGTAGGAGACGTAATATTAACTGCAGATGAAAAACTATTAAGGGGAGTTAGAAATTTTCCAGAGATTTCAAAATATTTTGTCTTTCCTTGA
- a CDS encoding DODA-type extradiol aromatic ring-opening family dioxygenase, with the protein MTIGLFISHGSPTILIEENKWKDLLRNIGKSVIEKYKPDTIIVSSPHFISWTGDYYIENSEKLECIQDYYGFPEETYKYCYEAYNDVELVNEIVKGSDGIIKEDNRWGLDHGAWIPLLFMFPEYKPKVVTISITDNSPESHYAVGEKIRNAVRKLGRKVLFLATGSPTHRLDLFYFKITPKPTKFDIILMDLIKSGEFDKILKIGELYPKEYQSAMPEGNLNTLYMLLGFVKPKKAEILGYDTPWPGVSMLAASFYD; encoded by the coding sequence ATGACAATTGGATTATTTATATCTCATGGTTCTCCTACTATCCTTATTGAGGAAAACAAGTGGAAGGATCTACTCAGAAATATAGGAAAGAGTGTCATTGAAAAATATAAGCCAGATACAATAATCGTATCTAGTCCTCATTTCATATCATGGACTGGGGATTATTATATAGAAAACAGTGAGAAATTAGAGTGTATACAAGACTATTACGGTTTCCCAGAAGAGACCTACAAGTATTGTTATGAGGCATATAATGATGTAGAACTAGTAAACGAAATCGTAAAGGGTTCCGATGGAATCATAAAAGAGGATAACAGATGGGGTTTAGATCATGGTGCGTGGATCCCCCTTTTATTCATGTTTCCGGAGTATAAGCCAAAAGTAGTAACAATATCCATTACTGACAATAGCCCAGAATCACACTATGCTGTAGGTGAAAAGATTAGAAACGCGGTAAGGAAACTGGGAAGGAAAGTATTATTCCTAGCTACTGGTTCACCAACTCACAGACTAGACCTATTCTACTTCAAGATAACTCCTAAACCTACAAAGTTTGATATAATACTAATGGATCTGATAAAATCAGGCGAGTTTGATAAAATATTGAAAATTGGCGAACTATATCCTAAGGAGTATCAATCTGCCATGCCTGAAGGAAATCTAAATACTCTATACATGCTCTTAGGGTTTGTTAAACCTAAGAAGGCTGAGATTTTAGGATATGACACACCTTGGCCTGGAGTTAGTATGCTAGCTGCAAGCTTTTATGATTAA
- a CDS encoding Glu/Leu/Phe/Val family dehydrogenase gives MEEVLSSSLYTQQVKKLYKVGELLGLDNETLETLSQPERIIQVKIQIRGSDGKLKTFIGWRSQHNSALGPYKGGVRYHPNVTQDEVEALSMIMTWKNSLLLLPYGGGKGGIRVDPKKLTREELEQLSRKYIQAIYKYLGSELDIPAPDVNTDSQTMAWFLDEYIKITGKVDFAVFTGKPVELGGIGVRLYSTGLGVATIAKEAASKFIGGIEEARVIIQGYGNVGYYAAKFLSEMGAKIVGISDSKGGVINEKGIDVGKAMEIKEKTGSVINYPEGRKVTNEELLISDCDILIPAALENVINKFNAPKVKAKLIVEGANGPLTADADEIMRQRGIVVVPDILANAGGVVGSYVEWANNKMGEIISDEEAKKLIVNRMNNAFNTLYDYHQKKLEDQDLRTAAMALAVDRVVRAMKARGLL, from the coding sequence ATGGAAGAAGTTCTTAGTTCGAGTCTCTATACTCAACAAGTCAAAAAGTTATATAAAGTCGGAGAATTATTGGGTCTGGATAACGAAACTTTAGAGACTCTTTCTCAACCCGAAAGGATAATTCAAGTTAAGATACAAATTAGGGGATCAGACGGCAAGTTAAAGACGTTTATAGGTTGGAGAAGTCAGCATAATTCTGCACTAGGCCCCTATAAGGGTGGAGTTAGGTACCATCCTAATGTTACGCAAGATGAAGTGGAAGCGTTATCCATGATAATGACGTGGAAAAACTCATTGCTATTATTACCATATGGAGGAGGAAAAGGCGGAATTAGAGTTGACCCTAAAAAGTTAACTAGGGAAGAGCTAGAACAATTATCGAGAAAGTATATTCAAGCTATTTATAAATATTTAGGTAGTGAATTAGATATCCCAGCCCCAGATGTGAACACAGATTCGCAAACCATGGCTTGGTTCCTAGACGAGTATATAAAGATAACCGGAAAAGTTGATTTCGCAGTATTTACAGGGAAGCCGGTGGAGTTAGGCGGAATAGGTGTAAGACTATACAGTACTGGACTTGGAGTTGCTACCATAGCTAAAGAAGCTGCAAGTAAGTTTATAGGAGGTATTGAAGAGGCTAGAGTAATAATTCAAGGATATGGAAATGTTGGCTATTATGCTGCCAAATTCCTAAGTGAAATGGGAGCTAAAATAGTTGGAATTAGTGACTCTAAAGGCGGAGTAATTAATGAGAAAGGAATAGATGTTGGAAAGGCTATGGAAATAAAGGAGAAAACTGGAAGCGTTATAAACTACCCCGAGGGAAGAAAAGTAACAAATGAAGAATTGCTAATATCGGACTGTGATATATTAATACCTGCAGCGCTTGAAAACGTTATAAATAAGTTTAATGCTCCTAAGGTTAAGGCTAAGCTAATTGTAGAAGGTGCAAATGGTCCATTGACTGCAGACGCTGACGAGATAATGAGGCAGAGAGGTATAGTTGTTGTTCCGGATATACTTGCTAATGCTGGTGGGGTTGTTGGGAGTTATGTGGAGTGGGCTAATAATAAAATGGGAGAGATAATAAGTGATGAAGAAGCTAAGAAGCTTATAGTTAACAGGATGAACAATGCGTTTAATACACTGTACGATTATCATCAAAAGAAGTTAGAAGATCAGGATCTAAGAACTGCTGCTATGGCGCTAGCTGTAGATAGAGTAGTAAGAGCCATGAAAGCTAGAGGTCTATTATAA
- a CDS encoding hemerythrin: MDIIELLKFEHAIFRIRFYFLEKIDDPWQELEAVHNFIVNVHAKMEDLYVFKDIPEAKPYSNDHKLIEKYGDSIIKEKRKEWLPRYVKIVLDHNMNEEKYIFPKVKEKKGLALDIIEQYGFENYQKMTGIDIRDF; this comes from the coding sequence GTGGATATAATAGAACTTCTTAAATTCGAACATGCTATATTTAGGATAAGATTCTATTTTTTAGAAAAAATTGACGATCCTTGGCAAGAATTGGAAGCAGTACATAACTTTATAGTTAATGTCCACGCTAAGATGGAGGACCTATATGTCTTCAAAGATATACCAGAAGCTAAACCTTACTCTAACGACCATAAACTAATTGAGAAGTATGGAGACTCAATAATAAAAGAGAAGAGAAAAGAATGGCTACCTAGGTATGTAAAGATAGTATTAGATCACAATATGAATGAGGAGAAATATATATTTCCTAAGGTAAAGGAGAAAAAAGGTTTAGCCTTGGATATAATTGAACAATATGGTTTTGAAAATTACCAAAAGATGACTGGTATAGATATAAGAGATTTCTAA
- a CDS encoding DUF4898 domain-containing protein produces MSTVPINELSQHIEDGLIQMISRSGNMKFIKHFSPDLIVDAQKFFKTFVPTAKYYVVIVPHNMKNEEVKDELISMSRSNFNLTILYSYKLKDKMFIIGYD; encoded by the coding sequence ATGTCTACTGTACCAATTAACGAATTATCTCAACATATCGAGGACGGCCTAATTCAAATGATAAGTAGAAGTGGAAATATGAAGTTTATAAAGCACTTTAGTCCAGATTTGATAGTTGACGCCCAGAAATTTTTCAAGACTTTTGTACCTACTGCTAAGTATTATGTAGTAATAGTTCCACATAATATGAAAAATGAAGAGGTAAAAGATGAGCTTATATCTATGTCGAGAAGCAATTTTAATCTTACAATTCTTTATTCCTATAAGCTTAAGGATAAAATGTTTATAATAGGTTATGATTGA
- the tfs4 gene encoding transcription factor S4 gives MRFCPKCGSLMKVKGNKMVCSRCKYSDHDVEKVILKENISHENDKTIIADGETLEGRVAISLCPRCGSVRAILLNKRKRLYRCMACNFVYNI, from the coding sequence ATGCGTTTTTGCCCTAAATGTGGTTCCTTGATGAAGGTAAAAGGTAACAAAATGGTCTGCAGTAGGTGTAAATACTCTGATCATGATGTAGAAAAAGTGATACTAAAGGAGAATATCTCTCATGAAAATGATAAGACTATAATCGCTGATGGGGAGACCTTAGAGGGTAGAGTTGCTATATCACTGTGTCCTAGATGTGGTTCGGTAAGAGCAATATTACTTAATAAAAGGAAAAGATTGTATAGGTGCATGGCGTGTAATTTTGTTTATAACATTTAG